Part of the Flavobacterium sp. MDT1-60 genome, CATCAATTAAATACTGAGGAATATCTGAATTTCTTAGGTATAAAACTTCTAATGGAAAATTGGAAGCTTCTGCTTTTAACTGATCGTTTCCGTTATTGATCGAAATACCACAATCTTTTAGGATTTGAATGCTGTCTTCGTTTAAACGACCTGATTTTTGAATTGCAATTTTTAAAGTACTCATTTTTTAGTTGTTTGTTGAATTAATAGTTTGAGTACAAAGAATTGGAATTAAAAAACCCGCTTGATGTACTCAAACGGGTTTTAAAATATGATGATTTACATGCATACCATTAACACATCGCCTGAGAGCAATAATGAAAATGATGGTGATGTAATTGATTTGAAATCATTGTTTGGTTTGTTTTATAATTCTTTGATTCGGTTGCAAATATACTAGTTAATTTCATAAAAAAACAATTTTTAATTTAACTTAACGATAGTTTATTGTTAAAAAATATTCTAGAGGCTATTTTTATTAGATTTTTTCAATTACGATAACGTTTTCATATTTTCGTTAAAACTTAAAATAACTGAGGTTCCTACTTCTATTTCGCTTTCAATTTTAAATTTAATACCAAGTAACTCGGTAGTTCTTTTCACAATCGACAAACCTAGTCCAGTTCCTTTAATTTCGGGATGATCTGTAGAGTTTGATCTAAAAAAAGGATTTAAAATTGCGTCTAAATCTCCCTTCTCAATTCCGATTCCGTTATCTGAAATTTCACAAACTGTTTTTTCCGTTTTGTTTTGATAGTAAAATCAAAACTTGTCCATTACTATTAGTGTACTTAATTGCATTCGAAATAATATTCCTTAAAATAGTAATCACCAAAAAATTATCAGATTGAATATAATAATCCTGTTCAGCATCAAATTTTATATTTAACTTTTTGTTGTTTATTTTTTCTGAATTCAATATCAAAACATCTAAAATTAAAGCATTCAAATAAACCGATTCTGTATTAATATTTTGCTTTTGATTCTCAAAACGTGCTATTAAAAGAAGCTGATCAACGAGCCTGTTTAGATGATCCACTTCATTTATACAATAATTTATCTTTTCTTCATATTCCTTATTATCACGAGGTTTACGAATCAAAACTTCAAGTGTTCCTTTAATAACAGTTAGTGGTGTTCTTAATTCATGAGATGCATCAGACGTGAACTGTTTCTCACGTTCAATTGCATCTTCAATTCGGTTTAATAAGTTATTAATGGTTTTTGAAAGCGTATATAATTCGTCACGAGTTTTAGGCAACGGAATTCGAGTTTTCAAATTGTCTTTTGTAATAATTTTTGAAGTAGTTATAATCGCATTTATCGGCTTTATACTTCGTCCGGCAAAGAATCTGGCAATAAAAAACAGCAATAATAAAATTGCTAAAAATGACAAACACATGATGTCAAATAAATTATTTAAGACCAATTTGGAATCGGCCAATGACATAGCAACTATAATATATCCTATTTGTTTCTTTTTGACATGAAGCGGTACCTGAATTTGTCTAATATCATGATCTCCCATTTTGGTCTCAAACAACTCATAATCTTCTACTGAATCTTTAAATTCAAGAGTTTCTGTTTTTAGATTAGGCGCTTTTTCGATAATCTTTTTGTTCAAATCTAAAAACTCAACAAAAACCGGATTTACATCTACAGTATTGTGTTCGCGCTCATTCCATTCTTCTTCATCAATTAAAATTACTTTGTCGCCAACGACCTTGATTTCTGCTAAATGGTTCTTGATTTCAACCTTTATATTTTCATCTATATGACTGTAAACAGTATGTTTTACGATCGAGTAAATTACCGAAAAAACCACTAAAATCAATAAACCAGTAGTGATTATATAATTTAACGCAATTCTGTTTTTAAAAGAAATTTGTATCATTTATAAGTCGTTTGCGATGTAACCAATACCGCGAATTGTTTTTATATAATCTTCTTCAATTTTTAAATTGAGTTTTTTTCGGATAGCATTCATAAAAACGTCTATAACTCCGGTATCATATTCAAAATTGATTTCCCAGACATCTTTTAAGATCTGATTTCGGGTACAAACCTTACCTTTGTGCTGAATTAAATAAGTTAGCAATTCAAATTCTCTTTGGGTTAAAGCGACTTCTTCATCATTTTTTAATACAATATGTTTGGACAAATCTATTTTAATGGTTCCTAAAGTAAGTATTTCGTTTTCTTTTCTATTTCTAAAATGAACTTTAATACGTTCAACCAATTCTTCAAAACTAAATGGTTTTTTAATATAATCATTTGCACCAGCTTTAAGTCCTTCTATAGTTTCCTGCACGGTATCTTTTGCAGTTAAAAAGATTATTGGTGTTTTTTGATCTTTAATTCTAATGGCTTTACATAAATCCAAACCATTGATTTTAGGCAACATCCAATCTAACAAAATCAAATCAAATTGTTGATTCTGAACTAATTCAAAGCCTTTTGAGCCATCATTGGCAGTTGTTACCTCATAACCTTCCTCTTGTAAACCTTGTTGCAAAAACTGAACAATTCCTAACTCATCTTCAACTATTAAAATATGCATGTATTTATTTAATTTAGATTTGATTTCTTTTGAATTAGTCAAAGATAAATATTTTAAGGCGCACTAGAGAATCAAAACGTTAGATTAAAACAAACTTAATCATCTTAAGAAAACATTAAGTTAACACTAAGTAAGGTAAAAGCGGAACTTAATCCCGAATTAATGAATCGGAATTAATTTTGTAAAAAAATAATCTCATGACTTTTTACAAGAAACTTGCCCCTTTTTACAATCTTGCTTTTTTCTATTTTGCCATAAGTTTTCTGCTGCGAATTGTGCTGTTTTTCCATCCTATTACGCAAAGCTCTTTTACTATTCTTCAGAGTCTGAAAATCTTTAGTTTAGGTCTTGTTTCAGATTTTTTCGTATTTATTGTAGCGAGTGTTTTTTTGTGGTTGTATTTAATTTTTATTTCAAATTCGAAATACAGCAAACCTTTTGGATATATTATTCTTGGGATATTTGTTGCACTATTTCTATATGTAGCTTCCGGAAAAAGTATTTTTGATGAATACGGAGGTGCATTGCCTGAGATTATTTTAATTTTTATTGGAATAAAAACGTTACTATTTGCTCTTTTGCTTTTCCTTCCAAAATGGAGAGTTAAAATCAGATTTTGGTTATTTGCCTTTGTGATCTTTTTATACGTTCTATTAATTCTTCAAAATGGTTTAAGCGAATATTTCTTTTGGAATGAATTTGGAGTAAAATACAATTTTATTGCTGTTAATTATCTGATTTACACTAATGAGGTTATCGGAAATATAATGCAGTCTTATCCCGTAATTCCTATATTTTCAGCTTTATTTTTAGTAACAGGAGTTGTTACCTATTTTATTCTCAAAAATTCCAGAAATTACATAGATAATATTCCAACCATAAGTGAAAAAGTAAAAATCACTTTAGTTTACCTTAGTTTATTTGCCCTTTCTTTAATCGCTATTCCTACGTTGGCTAAAACTGAAAATTCTAAAAATGTTTTTGTTAATGAATTGCAAGCTAATGGTATTTATAAATTCTATTTGGCTTTTCAGAATAACAAATTAGATTACTTTAAGTTTTACAAAACGCTTCCTAATGAAAAAGCATTCGTAATTTTAAAGCAGCAGCTTAACGCTATTTCCGGAGAAAACACAACCCGAAAAATTACCGGAGATTCTATTGAAAATCATAAAAACGTAGTATTAATTACTATCGAGAGTTATAGCGCCAACTTTATGAAGGCTTATGGAAATAATCAAAATATTACTCCTTTCTTAGATAGCCTGGCACAAAAAAGTCTTCAATTTACCAATTTATATGCAGCAGGAAACAGAACTGTTCGTGGATTGGAAGCCGTAACTTTATGTTTGCCTCCAACAGCAGGAGAAAGTGTTGTAAAAAGAGAAGACAATAAAAATAAATTTTCTACAGGGGCTATATTCACACAAAAAGGATACAATGTAAAATTTATGTACGGTGGAGATGCATTTTTTGATAATATGCAGGACTTTTATTCTGGAAACGGTTATCAAATTGTAGACAAATCTAGTTTTTCTCCTGAAGAAATTACATTCTCAAATGTTTGGGGCGTTTGTGACGAAGACATGTATAACAAAGCCATAAAGGTTATGAATACTGAGTTTACACAAAACAAACCTTTCTTTAATCATATTATGACGGTTAGCAATCACAGGCCTTTTACTTATCCTAATAATAAAATTGATATTCCTGGCGATATTAAATCTCGTGACGGCGGCGTAAAATATACGGATTATTCATTGAGAAAATTCTTTGAAATAGCAAGCAAACAACCATGGTTCCAGAATACTGTTTTTGTTATTGTAGCCGATCATTGCGCTTCAAGTGCCGGAAAAACACAGCTCCCTTTGGATAAATATAGAATTCCGGCTTTTATTTATAGTCCCGGTAAAAAACCTGCAAAATGCAGTAAATTAATGTCTCAAATTGATTTAATGCCAACGCTTTTTGGATTATTACATTTTGATTATCAAAGCAAGTTTTTTGGGCAGGATGTTTTGAAATCTGATTATAAACCAAGAGCTTTTATTGCAACTTATCAGGATTTAGGTTTGATAAAAGATAATATTTTGACCATTTTATCTCCTAAACAAATAGTAAAACAATTTGAACTAAAATTGAATCCAAAACCAGGAGTTGCTCCGGAATATCAAATTTATTATGATGAAATTCCGTTGCAAACAGAAAGAACTGATTTGGTCAATGAAACTATTTCGTTTTACCAGACTGCTTCTGACATGTTGAAACACAAGAAATATGAAAAGTAAAAATGTTTCAGGTTTCAAGTTTAACCGCAAATTTAGCAAGGAAATAATTCAAAAGAAAGCCTCAAATTCTAATTGAATTTGAGGCTTTCTTGTTTAGTTTTCAAACTTGAAACATGACACGAGGCTTTAGCCGAATTGGCGAAGCAAACTAAAGAAACTTGAAACAAAACTTTTAATCATTTTGATTCTGCATTCCAAAAAGATCTCCGTTTTGATATAATTGAAGATCATCTTTTAAAGCCTGATTGTTTCTTTGTGTAACTGCAGATGAATCTAAATCGCTTAAGTCAGGTTTTCCGGCATTTACCCACGCAGTATACCAAAAACTAGCTGTTGCAGTAATAGCTTTTCTCATTTGGTTTTCAACCATTCCATTTAACTCTTTATGCAGTTTTTTAGCGTATTCATCAGAGAAAACCGCCGAATTGTATTTACTTTTCAAAACTTTTCCATCAGCATCCATCTTGAAAACCTGATTTTCAGGAGTTGCCGTTCTTAGTTTTTTATCTATATCTAATAACGGTTGAGCTAAACTATGTGTATCATTAATCATATCCCAAACTGCCTTATGAACATCTCCATAATATTGTGCCTGCGGAACATTTAGTTTATAATTTTTAGCAAACAATTCTGGTAATCTGCTTTCCCAAAGTGAATGAATTCCTTTTTGATCGCTTAATTGTCCGTCATGATTTGCAGAAGTGTGCAGTGGCATATGAGCATCACCAATATAATGACCTAAATCAGCAGCAAGAAATAAAATTTCTGCTCTGTTTTTATCTTTGAAAGCTTTAGTTAATTTAACCATCATATCTTCAATATACCAAGGTAAAATTCCGTTGTCGTTCAAGAATTTAGCATCGTATTTTTTCTTTGCTTCTTCCATAGTTTTTGGTAAACTGTCAACAGAACCAAAATTTTCCATATCAAAATAATGTCTTGGATTTTCGTCTTTAGAATTCAGGGCATATTTACGAATGTCCGGAACAGAAGCTTCCTGCGTAATAAAGTCAATATGATTGTAAAAGAATATTTGTATTGGTCGAGGCAGAGCCATTACAGCTGCTTTGTTAATACGTTCGTGACCAACGATTCCCCATGACAAGGTTAAAAATCCAATTCCTAATGCAAAAAAGGCGATTAGTCTTGGCTTCATTTTAAAGTTTTTCATTTGTAAATTTGTTTGAAGGGCAAATTTATCTCATTTAAAGGAAATTCAAAAGAAAACCAATTAAGAATGTATTAATTTAATTTTTTTCAGGTTTTTAAAGATATAATTGCAATAAAATCATTTTTAAAATTGCTTCTAATTTTAATTGTATCAGCTAAAATATAATATTGACATTAAGCTTAAAGCTGTAATAAATATCCAAAGAAAGACTCCCTGCAACAAGGGCTTCACTCCTACTGATTTTAAAGTATTTACATTTAGAGTTGCACCAATTAAAAACAAAGTTATAGTTAAACCGACTTTGGCAATACTCACAATATATGGAGCTACAATGATGGCTTCTGGCACATATGTATTAAAAAGCATTGCCAAAACAAACAAACCAATAAAATATGGAATCTTGATTTTTGTTCCAACGCTTCCGGATTGATTTTTAAAAAGCATGGCTGTTCCGAGTGAAATTGGAATGATCCACAAAGCTCTGGCCAGTTTTACCGTTGTTGCAACCTGTAAGGCTTCTGCACCGTATTTATTTGCCGCACCGACTACAGAACTGGTATCATGAATAGCAATAGCACACCACAAACCGAAATCTTTTTGAGACAAATCAAGTTGATGCCCAATAAAAGGAAAAATAAATAACGCTATAGAGTTCAGAATAAATATTACACCCAAAGCAATTGAAGTCTGATTCTCATTTGATTTTATTACAGGAGAAATTGCTGCAATGGCACTTCCTCCGCAAATTGCTGTTCCGCACGAAATTAAATGCGATGTCTTTTTCTCTGTTTTAAGCCATTTTCCTAATAGCGTTCCGAAAATTAGCGTGCTAAAT contains:
- a CDS encoding YeiH family protein, with protein sequence MKTKQHSETHLFEVNLYFQQVVFVLIIALCLFSLLSPPIALLLGVLTVNVFGNPFVAFNHKGITFLLQFSVVGLGFGMNATSAILAGKEGFLLTVFSIFSTLIFGTLLGKWLKTEKKTSHLISCGTAICGGSAIAAISPVIKSNENQTSIALGVIFILNSIALFIFPFIGHQLDLSQKDFGLWCAIAIHDTSSVVGAANKYGAEALQVATTVKLARALWIIPISLGTAMLFKNQSGSVGTKIKIPYFIGLFVLAMLFNTYVPEAIIVAPYIVSIAKVGLTITLFLIGATLNVNTLKSVGVKPLLQGVFLWIFITALSLMSILYFS
- a CDS encoding LTA synthase family protein, with protein sequence MTFYKKLAPFYNLAFFYFAISFLLRIVLFFHPITQSSFTILQSLKIFSLGLVSDFFVFIVASVFLWLYLIFISNSKYSKPFGYIILGIFVALFLYVASGKSIFDEYGGALPEIILIFIGIKTLLFALLLFLPKWRVKIRFWLFAFVIFLYVLLILQNGLSEYFFWNEFGVKYNFIAVNYLIYTNEVIGNIMQSYPVIPIFSALFLVTGVVTYFILKNSRNYIDNIPTISEKVKITLVYLSLFALSLIAIPTLAKTENSKNVFVNELQANGIYKFYLAFQNNKLDYFKFYKTLPNEKAFVILKQQLNAISGENTTRKITGDSIENHKNVVLITIESYSANFMKAYGNNQNITPFLDSLAQKSLQFTNLYAAGNRTVRGLEAVTLCLPPTAGESVVKREDNKNKFSTGAIFTQKGYNVKFMYGGDAFFDNMQDFYSGNGYQIVDKSSFSPEEITFSNVWGVCDEDMYNKAIKVMNTEFTQNKPFFNHIMTVSNHRPFTYPNNKIDIPGDIKSRDGGVKYTDYSLRKFFEIASKQPWFQNTVFVIVADHCASSAGKTQLPLDKYRIPAFIYSPGKKPAKCSKLMSQIDLMPTLFGLLHFDYQSKFFGQDVLKSDYKPRAFIATYQDLGLIKDNILTILSPKQIVKQFELKLNPKPGVAPEYQIYYDEIPLQTERTDLVNETISFYQTASDMLKHKKYEK
- a CDS encoding ATP-binding protein; amino-acid sequence: MSDNGIGIEKGDLDAILNPFFRSNSTDHPEIKGTGLGLSIVKRTTELLGIKFKIESEIEVGTSVILSFNENMKTLS
- a CDS encoding HAMP domain-containing sensor histidine kinase, translating into MIQISFKNRIALNYIITTGLLILVVFSVIYSIVKHTVYSHIDENIKVEIKNHLAEIKVVGDKVILIDEEEWNEREHNTVDVNPVFVEFLDLNKKIIEKAPNLKTETLEFKDSVEDYELFETKMGDHDIRQIQVPLHVKKKQIGYIIVAMSLADSKLVLNNLFDIMCLSFLAILLLLFFIARFFAGRSIKPINAIITTSKIITKDNLKTRIPLPKTRDELYTLSKTINNLLNRIEDAIEREKQFTSDASHELRTPLTVIKGTLEVLIRKPRDNKEYEEKINYCINEVDHLNRLVDQLLLIARFENQKQNINTESVYLNALILDVLILNSEKINNKKLNIKFDAEQDYYIQSDNFLVITILRNIISNAIKYTNSNGQVLILLSKQNGKNSL
- a CDS encoding zinc dependent phospholipase C family protein is translated as MKNFKMKPRLIAFFALGIGFLTLSWGIVGHERINKAAVMALPRPIQIFFYNHIDFITQEASVPDIRKYALNSKDENPRHYFDMENFGSVDSLPKTMEEAKKKYDAKFLNDNGILPWYIEDMMVKLTKAFKDKNRAEILFLAADLGHYIGDAHMPLHTSANHDGQLSDQKGIHSLWESRLPELFAKNYKLNVPQAQYYGDVHKAVWDMINDTHSLAQPLLDIDKKLRTATPENQVFKMDADGKVLKSKYNSAVFSDEYAKKLHKELNGMVENQMRKAITATASFWYTAWVNAGKPDLSDLDSSAVTQRNNQALKDDLQLYQNGDLFGMQNQND
- a CDS encoding response regulator transcription factor, with amino-acid sequence MHILIVEDELGIVQFLQQGLQEEGYEVTTANDGSKGFELVQNQQFDLILLDWMLPKINGLDLCKAIRIKDQKTPIIFLTAKDTVQETIEGLKAGANDYIKKPFSFEELVERIKVHFRNRKENEILTLGTIKIDLSKHIVLKNDEEVALTQREFELLTYLIQHKGKVCTRNQILKDVWEINFEYDTGVIDVFMNAIRKKLNLKIEEDYIKTIRGIGYIANDL